The genome window TACTGCTTGGGGAAACTGATATTCACCACAAGAGATTAAATCTTGAAGTTGGGATTTTTTGATCCCTTTAATTGAGGAACGATCCATAACAATATCGTAACCTTCAGCATCTGTTAATTTAGCATCTGGTAAAAAAGTTCCTTTGGCTAAAAAGCTGGTTTTTGGAGATTGTGTGGTTAAAAAGCTAGTTTTTGGAGATTGCGAGTTATCACTTTCAGCCCAACATTTCATCCATGCAAATCGAAATTGTAGTGGACAATTGCCTTCTCCTCCCAGTTGTTTAGCTAGTCGCGGTGAAATCTTGCCGTGACAGTCTCCGGTTTTGTAATCAGCATATTGTGGGTCTGTAAAGTCTACGATTTTGACTCGTAAGTTGGTAAATGTTTCTGTACCTTTATAGCAATTACTAACTAATAATGAACCATAACGACAAGCGGTATCTGGTTCGGTGGCAAATAACCGTTTAATTTTTTGACGCAGTGTATCATCAGCGAAGTAATAGTTGTCGCCTGAACTAAAGGCTAATTTGCGTTTAATGCCATCTGTAAATGTTCTTTGTCTTAAATGATTGGCATCGGGATTTTTACTATCAATTTTCACCAGGAGGAGAGATTGTAATTCTGATGGCTCAAATATTTGTGCTAATAGGGAATTTTTGATAATTTCTGGTTCAGATAAATATCTCCCCTTGCCATTGTTGTACGACCCATCAAAGATAGGTATACTCAGTCCAGAACCTTCTATGATTTTAGTAGTTAAATCCATTACCAGTAATCTATTAGACGGCTGATCTAGCAAGCATCAGATTCTAATATTTATCCTGGCATGGATTTACACTCAGCAAAATCGTCCAAGTGGATATTTTACTGATGTCAAAAGATAACTTGGCAAGTGGGAAACGAGCGAACCGATAGCTAGTACAACACAGCATAAGTAAACCCACCATTAAAGTTGGCGAGAAATCTGTGATTTGAAACCCTGGAAGTAAATGATAGTGCAGTGATGATTTTGGGAGATGACACCCTCAAAGCGATCGCCCACCGCAATTATCGCTCCCATACTTCAGAGAAGTTACAAAACCGCACCCCGTAATTAGTAAAAGAGCAATGCAGTATCAGAACTAATGACATAATTTTTGAGGGAAACCAGAATCAGGGACATTGACTAAGGCAGGCATTCTGCGATCGCACATTTTTATTCTTATCAATTTGTAACCGTTCACGGGGGGGATCAGAAAAATGCCTAACAGGAAATTACACAGAATCAATACGAAAACCAATCTAGATTTGATTTTTTCCGGTTAATTGTGAATAGTCAAAAGTGCAGTGCTATAGTCGTCTGTCAATTGTTTTTTAGACATTTCAGGTGCTATTAGTCGATACCATAAATCACTCTAAACCATTACCAAGTAAGAACTTTAGCATTTGGGCGAATGTTTTACCCCCCCCCCTGAACGGTTACAAAAAAACCAAAATACAGCAGTTTGCTCCCGTTAGGAGGTACAACATCTAAATTCAAACCTATACACCAAGCCAGTTTTACTCCTGACTCCTGACTCCTGACTCCTGACTCCTGACTCCTGACTCCTGAATTCTGAATTCTGCTGTATGAGCGAAAGATTCAAACCAAATCCTCCAATAAAGCTGTAATTTTCCCCTGGGCTTTAGTGCGGTTGTCATCATAAATCATTAAAGTATTCAGATTGGCATGGCGGCTCAACTTCTGCACACTCCTAACATCCCCACTACTAGCATCCAACGCCGCTGTCACTGATGAGTGTCTAATTTTATGGGGGCTGACAACTTTGGATATCCCCGCCACACTAGCAATCTTGACAACAATCTTGCGAATTCCATCCCCCGTCAGCCGATGTCCGTAGTGAGGTCGCAGGGAAATAAACAACGGTTGCTTGATATCTAATTCCTTCCTCTCCCACAACCAATCCTGGAGAGCCTTGCAAGTCTTGGGATGCAAGTCAATATTTTCCTTCTGAGTACCCTTTCCCTTGCCCAAGATACTCAAAGTCCGTACTTCTAAATCCAAATCTTCAATATTACAGTGAGAAATTTCCTCGCGTCGCAGAGCATTGGCCCACAACAGCCGCAGCAGTGCATAATCCCGTTTCCCTTTCATTGTTTCCCTGTTTGGCACCTGAAGCATTTTTCTAAATGCTTCGGGAGTAATTCCCGTCGTATCTCGGTAAGGTTGAATTTTCTCGCTCTTAATATCAGCTAACGTCCAGTCACACATACCCACCTTATAGGCGTAGTTAACCAACGCCTTAATTGCCGCCAAGCGGCGGTTAACAGTTGCTTCCTTCAACCCACAGTCAACCAACTCCGCCTTGTACCGCAAAACCAAAGTTACAGCCGAGTACCTGTGCATCTGCAAAAATTGCCCCACTAAAGTTGGTGTTGGCATCTGGTCGCACACAGAGAGGAAAAATTTGTTTAAATCTTTAGCGTATTCATGACGGGTGCTTTTATTGCGCTTGCCCACCAACAATTCTGCCAACAAATCGCGTTCAGCGGCAATTTGGAAGGGGTTGACCTTGGCAAGTGAATCTGACTCTTGGGGCGGCAACATACAATTATCGAAAATGACTCTTTTCGATAATTACTTTATCATTTATCTGGGGGTTTGAGTTCCGCGCACCGACACCTGCTCCCACAACACATCTGGTAAACTGTCTGTACTAGGGTATATATCCGGTGTAGAAAGACATGGCTAACGTGGAACGCGAATCGATTAATTTCAAACTCCCCAAAACCCTCACTAATGCACTCCGCTCCGCTGCACGAGAACGTAATACCACTGCTACTGATTTAGTCATACTCGGCTTGCATCACGTTTTGGGGCAAGTTCCTGGTACAGCCAATAGTTTAGAATTTCGTCTACAGGAACTAGAAACTCAATTTTCCCAAGTCGCCTCTGGTATAGAGCCACGTGTAGAAAGTGGTGTAGATGAGAACTTAAAAGAGAGACTTTCGCAGTGTGAACTCAAACTTGAAGGAATCGCTTTGAGATTGGCACAAATTGAAGGGGCAATCTCCTTACTCGCACAGCGTTCTTCAACTAATTCGAGGAGACAATCTTTTAATTACCACCCACCACAGATGAAACTTGAAGCTTATATGGGAGAAAATCTGGCTAAACGATTGGGTATTGATTCAGCTACTTTGGAACGAGAACAAAAAAATCAGAGTTCTCAGGATTTTGAAAGGTGGAGCAGGTCAAAAGATCCCGGTTCAGTTGGCTGGCGGTTTGGCGACGATGGACTCTACCACCCGATCAAATAAATTAGGGCTTGCTGTATGCACAATACCAATACCTTTGCATTTAATTTTTGAGATGAAATTTTATTTTAATTAGTTTTCTCCGGGGAGTTTGGAATTCCCCTGCTCCCTTATCCCCGGATGTATTTCAGACATCAACGTTAATATTTTCAATTTGTCTAGCAGCTTTCTCCCAAAACTTGGCTGTAATCTCATCTTTCCAATTATTTCGGAGATTTTCCGCTTTTTTGTGGCAGATTCGTTCTAACATTTCTAGGATAGCGGCTAATGTCAATTTATCGACTAATTTTTCCAAAACATCCATATCATCGTTTTTCATCACAGAAACCTCCTGAAGGTTTTAAACTCTGCTCAAATTGATGTATGCTAAACATTAAAGTTTATCTACAGAGATAATTGATATAAAAGCTATAAATCGCTATAATCACCAAACAATCCAGATAGATTACAACTATGAAAATCCTTCATGGCACCTGGATACCTCACACAGAAACTGACTTTATTCAGTCAGGATCATTTTATCTGTGGATAGAAACGCCTGTACCAAAAAGCAGCCGCAATCATAAACAACAGATTCATCCTGGACATCTAGCTAAGGGTGAATTAATCAACTTCTTAGTCCAGGAATTGGGAATTAAAGAACCAGCACCCCAATTAAGCCAACGCATATCTCCTAAATATTTTGCTTTACCAACTGCCGATAATCAACCCCTGCCTTCACCAGAATTAATTAAATATCTAGAAATAGAAATCCCAGAAGAATATACAGAATTTCAATATTGGCAAGTAGATTGTTACCAAACCTTAACTTCTGTTAAAAACAATACACCTGCAATTAATATTATTAGACTACTCAATGATATTCATTTTTTAGCAATTAATAACCTGAGTGAAATTCAACTCGGTTATGATTTATTATTTTGGTATCACTATACGCAATCATTTAAACAAATAATTCTCAAAGACCAATATATCCCAGCCCTTAAATATCGCCAATTAGAAACTCCTCCACCCAAAGGTAAAACTAAAAAACCAATTCCACCTGCATTTGAAATCTATGCTGGTTGGTCAATTATTTCTGAGCAGTATGAAGCCAATATTCAAAAATATATTGAATATATGCCCTTGATTTGTGTGGCAGGTTCAAACGTAAAAAATGAAAATATTGAGTTTTTTGAT of Anabaena sp. PCC 7108 contains these proteins:
- a CDS encoding tyrosine-type recombinase/integrase: MLPPQESDSLAKVNPFQIAAERDLLAELLVGKRNKSTRHEYAKDLNKFFLSVCDQMPTPTLVGQFLQMHRYSAVTLVLRYKAELVDCGLKEATVNRRLAAIKALVNYAYKVGMCDWTLADIKSEKIQPYRDTTGITPEAFRKMLQVPNRETMKGKRDYALLRLLWANALRREEISHCNIEDLDLEVRTLSILGKGKGTQKENIDLHPKTCKALQDWLWERKELDIKQPLFISLRPHYGHRLTGDGIRKIVVKIASVAGISKVVSPHKIRHSSVTAALDASSGDVRSVQKLSRHANLNTLMIYDDNRTKAQGKITALLEDLV